A portion of the Parambassis ranga chromosome 22, fParRan2.1, whole genome shotgun sequence genome contains these proteins:
- the atp6v1c2 gene encoding V-type proton ATPase subunit C 1-B translates to MTDLWLISVPLDKTSVASIEKLKRTIAKTNLASCWKFSIPDLKVGILDSLLCVADDLSKLDSLTESVIKKTCQCMREVMEQSTDKVLENALANGDHSDNQKAALPPLKAYLKSLRVDLLSYMSKFQWDKAKYPTALPLSSLADIINKEVSQVETELKSRSSSYNNIKSSLQSLENKLNGNLQTRSLNGIVRKEDLVVSEYLTTLLVVVTRGSYSQWEGTYESLSEFVVPRSSRKLYEDREGAVFSVTLFKRDVCEFKDKAKDSKFIVREYSLELEEKQQQELKQLSAKKKEQYGIFVRWLKVNFSEMFIAWIHLKALRVFVESVLRYGLPVNYQALLLQTDRKGSNKLREELASLFVHLDPTARMTDVSCDIPGLSQQEYLSYICFHIGTNVLDIS, encoded by the exons ATGACAGACCTTTGGTTGATTTCTGTCCCACTGGACAAGACTAGTGTAGCCAGTATTGAAAAACTCAAGCGCACCATTGCCAAAACCAACCTGGCCTCCTGCTGGAAGTTCTCCATCCCAGATCTGAAG GTGGGAATACTGGACAGTCTGCTCTGTGTGGCAGATGATCTCTCAAAACTGGACTCGCTGACtgaaag CGTGatcaaaaaaacatgtcagtgtatGAGGGAGGTGATGGAGCAGTCCACTGACAAAGTGCTGGAAAATGCCTTGGCCAATGGag ACCACAGCGATAATCAAAAAGCCGCTCTGCCGCCCCTGAAAGCCTACCTCAAGTCTCTGAGGG TGGACCTGTTGAGCTACATGAGCAAGTTTCAGTGGGATAAAGCCAAGTATCCCACGGCACTGCCTCTCTCCAGCCTGGCAGACATCATCAACAAG gaAGTTTCTCAGGTGGAGACAGAATTAAAATCCCGTTCTTCTTcatacaacaatataaaatcCAGTTTGCAAAGTCTTGAGAACAAACTAAA TGGTAACTTGCAAACTCGCAGCCTGAATGGCATTGTAAGGAAAGAAGACCTCGTGGTCTCAGAGTACCTGACCACACTGTTAGTAGTGGTGACCAG AGGGAGCTACTCACAGTGGGAGGGGACCTATGAATCCCTGTCAGAGTTCGTGGTTCCGCGGTCGAGCAG GAAGCTGTACGAGGACAGAGAGGGGGCAGTCTTCTCTGTGACCCTTTTCAAAAGAGACGTGTGTGAATTCAAAGACAAGGCCAAGGACAGCAA GTTCATCGTGCGCGAGTACAGTTTGGAActggaggagaagcagcagcaggagctgaagcAGCTTAGTGCGAAGAAAAAGGAGCAATAT GGGATCTTTGTGCGCTGGCTGAAggtgaatttcagtgagatGTTTATTGCCTGGATTCACTTGAAAGCACTGAGGGTGTTTGTGGAATCCGTCCTCAG GTATGGGTTACCTGTGAATTATCAGGCTCTCCTGCTGCAGACTGACAGGAAAGGCTCGAACAAACTGAGAGAAGAACTCGCCTCGCTCTTCGTGCATCTGGACCCCACAGCCAGAATGACAGAT GTGAGCTGTGACATCCCAGGACTGTCTCAGCAGGAGTACCTCTCTTACATCTGCTTTCATATCGGCACCAACGTGTTGGACATCAGCTAG
- the kcnf1b gene encoding potassium voltage-gated channel subfamily F member 1: MWTVPKPRYRAGLCAEGEIAVNIGGVRVVLFGDVLNRYPDSRLAELLNCSSQNAEVISSLCDDFDPGRKEFYFDRDPDAFKCIIDVYYFDEIHIKSGICPICFIKEMEFWKIDQSVLDECCKSYLNEKEEELKEIASKVKVILEDMEVEQCTTRTQRCQRFLWKLMEKPGSSLPARVIAIASFLSILVSAVVMCVGTIPELQVTDADGKPVEHPTLEAIETTCMLWFTAEFLLRLASSPNKLHFVLSIMNIIDFMAIMPFYVVLSLTYLGTSSMMELANVQQAVQALRIMRIARIFKLARHSSGLQTLTYALKRSLKELGLLLMYMGVGIFVFSALGYTMEQSHPETLFRSIPQSFWWAIITMTTVGYGDIYPKTTLGKCNAAVSFLCGVIAIALPIHPIINNFVVFYNKQKVLETAAKREVELMELKSGREARRKSRN, from the coding sequence ATGTGGACAGTTCCGAAGCCAAGATACAGAGCTGGTTTGTGCGCAGAGGGAGAGATTGCTGTGAACATTGGCGGTGTCAGAGTGGTGCTTTTCGGGGACGTTCTGAACCGCTACCCGGACAGCAGACTGGCGGAGTTGTTAAATTGCTCATCTCAGAATGCTGAGGTTATCTCATCGCTTTGTGATGACTTCGATCCGGGAAGAAAGGAGTTTTATTTTGACCGAGATCCTGATGCGTTCAAGTGCATCATCGATGTTTACTACTTCGATGAGATCCACATAAAAAGCGGCATCTGCCCGATCTGCTTCATCAAAGAGATGGAGTTCTGGAAAATAGACCAAAGTGTTTTGGATGAATGTTGTAAAAGTTACTTAaatgagaaggaggaagagctgaAAGAGATTGCAAGCAAAGTCAAGGTGATCTTAGAGGATATGGAGGTGGAGCAGTGCACTACGCGCACCCAGCGGTGCCAAAGGTTCCTGTGGAAGCTGATGGAGAAGCCGGGGTCCTCACTGCCGGCGCGCGTCATCGCCATCGCGtctttcctctccatcctgGTCTCGGCTGTGGTGATGTGTGTGGGGACAATCCCGGAGCTACAGGTGACAGACGCCGACGGAAAGCCGGTGGAGCATCCAACTCTGGAGGCGATCGAGACCACCTGCATGCTGTGGTTCACCGCGGAGTTCCTGCTACGCCTCGCCTCCTCTCCGAATAAGCTGCACTTTGTGCTCTCCATCATGAACATCATAGACTTTATGGCCATCATGCCCTTCTACGTGGTGCTGTCACTTACCTACCTCGGCACCTCATCCATGATGGAGCTGGCAAACGTACAACAGGCTGTCCAGGCGCTCCGCATCATGCGCATCGCGCGTATTTTCAAGCTGGCGCGCCACTCCTccggactgcagactctgaccTACGCTCTGAAGAGGAGCCTCAAAGAGCTGGGGCTGCTCCTCATGTACATGGGCGTTGGGATCTTCGTGTTTTCGGCGCTTGGCTATACCATGGAACAAAGCCACCCCGAGACCCTTTTCAGGAGCATCCCACAGTCATTCTGGTGGGCTATCATCACCATGACCACGGTGGGATACGGAGACATCTACCCAAAAACCACCCTCGGCAAGTGCAACGCAGCCGTGAGCTTTCTCTGCGGGGTGATTGCCATTGCCTTGCCCATCCACCCCATCATCAACAACTTTGTTGTGTTCTACAATAAGCAGAAAGTCCTGGAGACCGCAGCAAAGCGCGAAGtggaactgatggagctgaaaTCCGGCAGAGAGGCGCGCAGAAAAAGTAGGAATTAA